The DNA region CCTGCGTCTTTTTACGATAAAGGATCGGAAACCACGGGGCGCTCATTTAAGGGACAATCTATTGACAACCTGAAGAAACGCTATTTGGATGCAACGGCAGACCCATCTTTGCGAAAAGATTTTATGAACTATCCGGAACTACCTTTTTCCGTAGATGGATTGACCAATGATGAGGCACGTTACCAGACCTATCAAAAGTATGTAAAGGATTTTATGCGTTGCGGAGCTGCAGCCGATGATAACATCGGTAAGCTATTGGACTATCTGGAAGAATCCGAACTTGCAGATAATACGGTAGTCATTTACACTGCAGATCAAGGTTATTTCTTAGGGGAACATGGCTGGTTCGACAAAAGATTGATTTTTGAAGAATCCATCCATATGCCATTTGTCATTAGATATCCAAAAGAAATACGTGCAGGTGCTAGAAATAAAGATTTGATAGAAAATGCCGATTTTTCAGCTCTGTTTGCAGATTATGCTGGCATAGACTATCCGGAGACTATGCAAGGACGTAGCTTCCGTGAAAATCTAAAAGGAAATACGCCAAGCGATTGGAGAAAATATGGCTATTACCGGTATTGGGACCATTCTAAAGATCGTCCGGGTCATTTTGGAATTAGGGGTAAACGCTATAAGTTGGCTTTTTTCTATGGAAATGGATTAAAGGTTAACGAGTACAAACCGGGAGAGGAACCAAGGAAATACTGGGATTTTTACGATTTGGAGGAAGACCCTAACGAATTACACAACGCATACGAAGACCCTCAATATCAAGATATCATCTCAGAGATGAAAAAAGAGATATTGGCACAACGAAAAGCTTTGGGTGATACGGATGACGATAATAAAGAGGTACTGGAAATTATCAAGAAACATTGGAATGATTAAAACGAGGGTGTCAATTGATGTATTAGGATCAAAAGCTTTTCGACTGCTGTTATTTTTCATAATAGCACAAGGTATGTTGTCTTGTAGTAACCAATCTGAGAACAAACCGGACAAAAAGCCAAACGTTATACTCATTATAACGGATGATCAAGGCTTTGGAGATTTGGGTTATTATGGAAACCCGAATATAAAGACTCCCGTATTGGACAGCCTTGCCGAACGAAGCGTAAGGTTCGATGAATTTTTGGTCAACCCGGTTTGTGCTCCTACGCGTTCTGCTATTATGACCGGAAAGTATGCTATGAGTACCGGTGTGCATGATACGTATAGGGGAGGAGCTATGATGGCACCATCTGAGGTTACCATTGCAGAGCTACTCAAAGAAGCAGATTATAAGACGGGAATGATAGGAAAATGGCATTTGGGCGATAATTACCCCATGAGGCCTCAGGATCAAGGATTTGATTATACTTTAAATCACTTGTCTGGGGGTATAGGTCAATATGGGGACTGGCCCAATACCTTAAAAGGAGACCGTAGCTACTTTGATCCTATTCTATGGAAAAATGGAGAGCAGGTACAAACCCAAGGGTATTGCTCGGATGTTTTTACAGAAGCAGCTATAGATTTTGTCAAGGAAAACAAAGAGAGTCCGTTTTTTCTGTACCTGTCGTACAATGCGCCACATGGCCCGCTGCAACTGCCTCAGAAGTACTATGATTTATATAAGGATATAGACCCTGATGCAAATGTTAAGGACCAAGGCCTGCCTTACCCTAAGGTAACCGAGCACAGCAGGGAGAACGCACGAAAAGTCTATGGTATGGTTACCAATATCGATGATAACTTAAGGTTACTTTTTAAAAGTTTGGATGAGTTGGAGCTTGAGGAAAATACCCTAGTGATTTTTATGACGGATAATGGTCCGCAGCATCCAAGATATATTGCAGGCATGCGTGGTAGAAAAGGTTCGGCATTTCAAGGTGGGGTAAGAGTGCCAAGTTTTTGGTATTACCCAAAAGCATTTAAGGAACCTAGGGATATTAAGACACCAGCCGCACATTATGATATACTGCCAACTTTGGCGGAGCTTACGGGAGCCAAGATTCCAGATGACCTAAAGATTGAGGGAACCAGTTTGATGCCTCTATTGACTAAAGAAGAAAGCGAGTTGCCGGAGCGTATTATCAACCGGTATTGGTCTAGGGATGCACCTGTAAGATACAGGAATATAGCTACCAGAAAGGGGAACTATAAACTGGTAGGCGTAGGTAAGGACGATAATGGGAACGATCAGTTTCAGTTATTCAATTTGGATAAGGACCCTTACGAGCAAAATGATATTTCAAGCGAGAATAAAAAATTGGTTGACGAACTTAAGGTTGAGATGGACAATTGGCTTAATACGATGGAAACATCGGAGCATATACTGGATTCGCCACGTCCAATTATAGGTACGGTCTTTGAAAACCCGGTGATGTTAAACCAAAACGATGCGAATTTTATAAAGAAAGAAGGCGAAAAAAAAGAACTTATTTATTGGGATGCGATTATTAAGGAAACAAAAAATTATGACATCATCGTCCATCTAGACCAAGCAATGATGGATAATGGTGAGCTGGAGTTGGTCATAGGTGACCAAAGAGAAGCACTTAGCTTTAAGGGAGAGGGGCAGACCAATTTTGTTTTTAAAGACCTAGAACTAAGCGAAGGGGATATTACCATAATGCCAAAACTTTATGTTATGCATAATGGAGAAATGGAATACAAGTACCCCTTTTATGTAGAGGTTAAGAGTTTATAAGAATTATAAGAAAAGCTATTATGGAAATGATGAGATTATATATTCTATCACTAGTGCTGACTATTACTCAATTGTCAGTTTACGGGCAAGACGGCATGAAACTATCTTATGATACGCCTGCAGTAAAATGGACGGAAGCTTTACCCGTAGGTAATGGTAGTTTGGGAGCGATGATTTTTGGTGGAGTGGAGAAAGAACACCTTCAGTTCAATGAAGAAACACTTTGGGCGGGAGAACCGCACGATTATTCTCATGAAGGAGCTGGAGACTATTTGGCGGAAATTAGAAACTTGCTTGCTAAAGGAAAACAGTTGGAAGCACAAAATCTAGCCACCGAAAAATTCATGAGCGTACCGCTAAAACAAGTGCCTTACCAACCTTTCGGCGATTTGTTCCTAGAGTTTCCTGAACATAAAAATTATGAAAACTACAATCGAAACCTAAATATCTCAAATGCCATAAGTACTGTTTCTTATAAGGTGGATGGAGTAGATTATAAAAGAGAAGTCCTCTCGAGTTTTCCGGACAATGTACTTGCCCTCAATATTAGTGCGAGCAAATCCAAAGCATTGAATTTCAATGTCTATATGGATGCCCTGCACGAGAATAAACAGTTGGATACTTCCGGAGCTACACAAACGCTATCTGTAGCGGTTAAAGACGGGGCGTTAAGAGGCGTTGCTTCATTTGAGGTGGAGACAGATGGGAAGCTAACTATTGAAGATGGTAAAGTTGCAATCGCGAAAGCATCCTACGCTACAATCTATCTTACGGCCGCCACCAATTATGTAGATTATACGGATGTCAGCGGTAACCCTGAAGGAGAAGTAGATAAGGTTTTAACAAAAATAAAAGGGCAAGACTTCAAAAAGATTAAAGCAAAACATATTAAAGATTACCAAGGGTTATATAATCGCCTAACCATAGACCT from Zobellia alginiliquefaciens includes:
- a CDS encoding sulfatase family protein; protein product: MAKLNRLKKHMYSVLLCAVTLVFISCNQAEKKEPEAPKQKPNILFIMADDHTSQAWGIYGGILEDYVHTPNIKRLAAEGTVLENCLVSNSICTPSRATILTGQYSHVNGVTTLGAGLSPQYNNIAKELQKGGYQTSVIGKWHLKQEPAGFDYYCVLPGQGEYWNPVMKTKENWEDYYGGGKQYEGFSTDLIADKTIDWIENRDKDKPFMAMCHFKATHEPFDYPERFSDLNRDVDIPVPASFYDKGSETTGRSFKGQSIDNLKKRYLDATADPSLRKDFMNYPELPFSVDGLTNDEARYQTYQKYVKDFMRCGAAADDNIGKLLDYLEESELADNTVVIYTADQGYFLGEHGWFDKRLIFEESIHMPFVIRYPKEIRAGARNKDLIENADFSALFADYAGIDYPETMQGRSFRENLKGNTPSDWRKYGYYRYWDHSKDRPGHFGIRGKRYKLAFFYGNGLKVNEYKPGEEPRKYWDFYDLEEDPNELHNAYEDPQYQDIISEMKKEILAQRKALGDTDDDNKEVLEIIKKHWND
- a CDS encoding arylsulfatase is translated as MIKTRVSIDVLGSKAFRLLLFFIIAQGMLSCSNQSENKPDKKPNVILIITDDQGFGDLGYYGNPNIKTPVLDSLAERSVRFDEFLVNPVCAPTRSAIMTGKYAMSTGVHDTYRGGAMMAPSEVTIAELLKEADYKTGMIGKWHLGDNYPMRPQDQGFDYTLNHLSGGIGQYGDWPNTLKGDRSYFDPILWKNGEQVQTQGYCSDVFTEAAIDFVKENKESPFFLYLSYNAPHGPLQLPQKYYDLYKDIDPDANVKDQGLPYPKVTEHSRENARKVYGMVTNIDDNLRLLFKSLDELELEENTLVIFMTDNGPQHPRYIAGMRGRKGSAFQGGVRVPSFWYYPKAFKEPRDIKTPAAHYDILPTLAELTGAKIPDDLKIEGTSLMPLLTKEESELPERIINRYWSRDAPVRYRNIATRKGNYKLVGVGKDDNGNDQFQLFNLDKDPYEQNDISSENKKLVDELKVEMDNWLNTMETSEHILDSPRPIIGTVFENPVMLNQNDANFIKKEGEKKELIYWDAIIKETKNYDIIVHLDQAMMDNGELELVIGDQREALSFKGEGQTNFVFKDLELSEGDITIMPKLYVMHNGEMEYKYPFYVEVKSL